One part of the Desulfonema ishimotonii genome encodes these proteins:
- the nusA gene encoding transcription termination factor NusA, producing the protein MLITDIKRVIEQVSRDKGIDSEILIRALEEALKSAARKRFGNRLDIEVKYNEAAGEIEVFQFKEVVEDITDPDTQLSMEEGIVMDPDCEIGDCLGTKMDTTTFGRIAAQSAKQVIIQKMKDAEREAIYNSYVNRKGEIINGIVQRFERHNLIVNLGQTEGVLPVREQVSKEKYRRGDRIRAYILDVRNDTHGPQVILSRTHTDFLISLFRTEVPEVSEGVVSIMTAAREPGIRGKIAVASNDSDIDPVGACVGMKGSRVQNVVQELQGEKIDIISWHVDPAKFVCNALAPAEIVRVVIDEENRSMEVIVPDEKLSVAIGRNGQNVRLASKLTRWRLDVKSESKYSSDMKRGYDSLLSLPEVNIGLADALSGKGLFSVEEIAESSVEELLQIPGMTDEQAEELIRAATTALAGPRKPKKATGDAGEAPSATVQEGPAETVGDVPPATVQETPAETVGEAPPATVQETPAETVGETPPATVQEGPAETVGETPPVPVQEGPAETVGETPPAPAVRVDDGEADAPDSRDEVEERGGNDAPLKKDNTPDDTAAAHEI; encoded by the coding sequence ATGCTGATTACAGATATAAAGCGTGTCATCGAACAGGTGAGCCGGGACAAGGGCATTGACAGCGAAATCCTTATCAGGGCACTTGAGGAGGCGCTGAAATCTGCTGCCAGAAAGCGATTCGGAAACAGGCTTGATATTGAGGTCAAGTACAACGAGGCCGCAGGCGAGATAGAGGTCTTTCAATTCAAAGAGGTGGTAGAAGATATTACCGATCCGGATACGCAGCTCAGCATGGAAGAGGGGATCGTAATGGACCCGGACTGTGAAATCGGCGACTGCCTCGGCACCAAAATGGACACGACCACCTTCGGGCGCATTGCCGCCCAGTCCGCCAAGCAGGTGATCATACAGAAGATGAAGGATGCCGAACGGGAGGCGATTTACAACAGCTATGTCAACCGCAAAGGCGAGATCATCAACGGCATTGTCCAGCGGTTTGAGCGCCATAACCTCATCGTCAACCTGGGCCAGACCGAGGGCGTCCTGCCGGTTCGGGAACAGGTCTCCAAGGAGAAATATCGGAGGGGGGATCGTATCCGGGCCTATATTCTGGACGTCCGGAATGATACCCATGGCCCCCAGGTCATCCTCTCCCGAACCCACACCGACTTTCTGATCAGCCTCTTCAGAACAGAGGTGCCGGAGGTGAGTGAGGGGGTTGTCTCCATCATGACGGCTGCCCGGGAGCCGGGAATCCGGGGCAAGATTGCCGTGGCCTCGAACGATTCGGATATCGATCCGGTCGGCGCCTGTGTCGGGATGAAGGGAAGCCGGGTTCAGAATGTGGTACAGGAGCTTCAGGGTGAAAAAATTGATATCATCTCCTGGCATGTGGACCCCGCAAAATTTGTGTGCAATGCCCTGGCACCCGCCGAGATTGTGCGGGTCGTGATCGACGAGGAAAACCGCTCGATGGAGGTGATTGTGCCGGATGAAAAACTCTCGGTTGCCATCGGACGGAACGGGCAAAACGTCCGCCTTGCATCCAAACTCACCCGATGGCGTCTGGATGTAAAGAGCGAGTCCAAGTACAGCTCGGATATGAAGAGAGGATACGACTCCCTCCTGTCCCTGCCGGAGGTAAACATCGGCCTTGCAGATGCCCTCTCTGGAAAGGGGCTCTTCTCCGTTGAAGAGATCGCGGAAAGCTCGGTTGAAGAATTGCTCCAGATTCCGGGAATGACGGACGAGCAGGCAGAAGAGCTGATTCGTGCGGCGACGACTGCATTGGCGGGGCCCCGTAAACCGAAAAAAGCGACCGGTGACGCCGGAGAAGCGCCGTCCGCAACGGTTCAGGAAGGGCCTGCGGAGACGGTCGGAGATGTGCCGCCCGCAACGGTTCAGGAAACGCCTGCGGAGACGGTCGGAGAAGCGCCGCCCGCAACGGTTCAGGAAACGCCTGCGGAGACGGTCGGAGAAACGCCGCCCGCAACGGTTCAGGAAGGGCCTGCGGAGACGGTCGGAGAAACGCCGCCCGTACCGGTTCAGGAAGGGCCTGCGGAGACGGTCGGAGAAACGCCGCCCGCACCTGCTGTCAGGGTTGATGACGGGGAGGCCGATGCACCGGATTCCAGAGATGAGGTAGAAGAAAGGGGTGGAAATGATGCCCCCCTTAAAAAGGACAACACACCAGATGATACGGCGGCAGCCCATGAAATTTAA